A DNA window from Piliocolobus tephrosceles isolate RC106 chromosome 9, ASM277652v3, whole genome shotgun sequence contains the following coding sequences:
- the RPS24 gene encoding 40S ribosomal protein S24 isoform X2: protein MNDTVTIRTRKFMTNRLLQRKQMVIDVLHPGKATVPKTEIREKLAKMYKTTPDVIFVFGFRTHFGGGKTTGFGMIYDSLDYAKKNEPKHRLARHGLYEKKKTSRKQRKERKNRMKKVRGTAKANVGAGKKKK, encoded by the exons ATG AATGACACCGTAACTATCCGCACTAGAAAGTTCATGACCAACCGACTACTTCAGAGGAAACAAATG GTCATTGATGTTCTTCACCCCGGGAAGGCAACAGTGCCTAAGACAGAAATTCGAGAAAAACTAGCCAAAATGTACAAGACCACACCGGATGTCATCTTTGTATTTGGATTCAGAACTCATTTTGGTGGTGGCAAGACAACTGGCTTTGGCATGATTTATGACTCCCTGGattatgcaaagaaaaatgaaccCAAACATAGACTTGCAAGA CATGGcctgtatgagaagaaaaagacCTCAAGAAAGCAACGAAAGGAACGCaagaacagaatgaagaaagtCAGGGGGACTGCAAAGGCCAATGTTGGTGCTGGCAAAAAG AAG AAATGA
- the RPS24 gene encoding 40S ribosomal protein S24 isoform X1 has protein sequence MNDTVTIRTRKFMTNRLLQRKQMVIDVLHPGKATVPKTEIREKLAKMYKTTPDVIFVFGFRTHFGGGKTTGFGMIYDSLDYAKKNEPKHRLARHGLYEKKKTSRKQRKERKNRMKKVRGTAKANVGAGKKPKE, from the exons ATG AATGACACCGTAACTATCCGCACTAGAAAGTTCATGACCAACCGACTACTTCAGAGGAAACAAATG GTCATTGATGTTCTTCACCCCGGGAAGGCAACAGTGCCTAAGACAGAAATTCGAGAAAAACTAGCCAAAATGTACAAGACCACACCGGATGTCATCTTTGTATTTGGATTCAGAACTCATTTTGGTGGTGGCAAGACAACTGGCTTTGGCATGATTTATGACTCCCTGGattatgcaaagaaaaatgaaccCAAACATAGACTTGCAAGA CATGGcctgtatgagaagaaaaagacCTCAAGAAAGCAACGAAAGGAACGCaagaacagaatgaagaaagtCAGGGGGACTGCAAAGGCCAATGTTGGTGCTGGCAAAAAG CCGAAGGAGTAA
- the RPS24 gene encoding 40S ribosomal protein S24 isoform X3, giving the protein MNDTVTIRTRKFMTNRLLQRKQMVIDVLHPGKATVPKTEIREKLAKMYKTTPDVIFVFGFRTHFGGGKTTGFGMIYDSLDYAKKNEPKHRLARHGLYEKKKTSRKQRKERKNRMKKVRGTAKANVGAGKKK; this is encoded by the exons ATG AATGACACCGTAACTATCCGCACTAGAAAGTTCATGACCAACCGACTACTTCAGAGGAAACAAATG GTCATTGATGTTCTTCACCCCGGGAAGGCAACAGTGCCTAAGACAGAAATTCGAGAAAAACTAGCCAAAATGTACAAGACCACACCGGATGTCATCTTTGTATTTGGATTCAGAACTCATTTTGGTGGTGGCAAGACAACTGGCTTTGGCATGATTTATGACTCCCTGGattatgcaaagaaaaatgaaccCAAACATAGACTTGCAAGA CATGGcctgtatgagaagaaaaagacCTCAAGAAAGCAACGAAAGGAACGCaagaacagaatgaagaaagtCAGGGGGACTGCAAAGGCCAATGTTGGTGCTGGCAAAAAG AAG TGA
- the RPS24 gene encoding 40S ribosomal protein S24 isoform X4: protein MNDTVTIRTRKFMTNRLLQRKQMVIDVLHPGKATVPKTEIREKLAKMYKTTPDVIFVFGFRTHFGGGKTTGFGMIYDSLDYAKKNEPKHRLARHGLYEKKKTSRKQRKERKNRMKKVRGTAKANVGAGKK from the exons ATG AATGACACCGTAACTATCCGCACTAGAAAGTTCATGACCAACCGACTACTTCAGAGGAAACAAATG GTCATTGATGTTCTTCACCCCGGGAAGGCAACAGTGCCTAAGACAGAAATTCGAGAAAAACTAGCCAAAATGTACAAGACCACACCGGATGTCATCTTTGTATTTGGATTCAGAACTCATTTTGGTGGTGGCAAGACAACTGGCTTTGGCATGATTTATGACTCCCTGGattatgcaaagaaaaatgaaccCAAACATAGACTTGCAAGA CATGGcctgtatgagaagaaaaagacCTCAAGAAAGCAACGAAAGGAACGCaagaacagaatgaagaaagtCAGGGGGACTGCAAAGGCCAATGTTGGTGCTGGCAAAAAG TGA